The Oncorhynchus tshawytscha isolate Ot180627B linkage group LG08, Otsh_v2.0, whole genome shotgun sequence genome window below encodes:
- the LOC112256641 gene encoding zinc finger and BTB domain-containing protein 18.2 isoform X1: MGSAKTNDQLIGLLLVTGEKGYEGRMEFPDHSRQLLQCLSQQRHQGFLCDCTVLVGEARFKAHRAVLASCSMYFHLFYRDQPDKRDVVHLNSDIVTAPAFSLLLEFMYEGKLEFNTLPVEDVLAAASYLHMYDIVKVCKSKLKDKELSTLDEKVSEGITLENSSDSELHSKQPGPGRRETQTQQQHQRAPPGEEFHMDNSKVRLAVTDCDRSAQSRQKANGHPGRSPDLVGVNYVSAEAEPCVQTAGKTKADVSSSTILLSQRSRASDDMDCALDLSFKPLSSRDPLHPSYVSGQLALDSQQQGTEPLVKDEHDLLSEQEDSEPMSPESQRFGNSARSSVVTGFTALFPGNNGSTAALLSQEEDLMEEGESCGGREGTRGREGEETRGRLLGDSEEEDDLASSDISTSSGMLLPPGQQVCVCPLCSKVFPSSHVLQLHLSSHFREKDGARSKLSPDGSVPTCSQCGKTFSCMYTLKRHERTHSGEKPYTCGQCGKSFQYSHNLSRHAVVHTREKPHACKWCERRFTQSGDLYRHIRKFHCGLVKTLAIG; encoded by the exons ATGGGAAGCGCAAAAACTAATGATCAACTAATCGGACTGCTGTTGGTCACTGGAGAGAAAG GTTATGAAGGAAGAATGGAGTTCCCAGACCATAGCCGTCAGTTGCTGCAGTGCCTGAGTCAGCAGCGTCACCAAGGTTTCCTCTGTGACTGCACTGTTCTCGTTGGGGAGGCGCGATTCAAAGCACACAGAGCCGTGCTGGCCTCATGCAGCATGTACTTCCATCTCTTCTACAGGGACCAGCCAGACAAAAGGGACGTTGTGCATCTGAACAGTGACATTGTGACAGCCCCGGCTTTCAGTCTGCTCCTTGAGTTTATGTATGAGGGGAAGCTGGAATTCAACACTCTGCCAGTGGAGGATGTCCTGGCTGCAGCCAGTTACCTTCACATGTATGATATAGTGAAAGTGTGCAAAAGTAAGCTGAAAGATAAGGAACTATCCACCCTGGATGAGAAGGTTAGCGAGGGGATAACACTGGAGAACTCCTCAGACAGCGAGCTGCACAGCAAGCAGCCAGGGCCAGGCCggcgagagacacagacacagcagcagcACCAGAGAGCCCCCCCGGGAGAGGAGTTTCACATGGACAACAGCAAAGTCAGGCTGGCTGTCACAGATTGTGATAGGTCTGCACAGAGCAGGCAGAAGGCAAATGGTCACCCTGGCAGGTCTCCGGACCTTGTAGGTGTCAATTATGTGTCAGCAGAGGCCGAGCCCTGCGTCCAAACAGCTGGAAAAACAAAAGCTGATGTCAGTAGTTCCACAATATTGTTGTCCCAGAGGTCCCGGGCTTCAGATGACATGGACTGCGCTCTGGATTTGTCTTTCAAGCCACTGTCTAGCAGAGATCCCTTACACCCCTCCTACGTCTCAGGACAGCTGGCCCTCGACAGCCAGCAGCAGGGCACTGAGCCACTTGTTAAAGACGAACACGACTTGCTGTCAGAGCAGGAGGACAGTGAGCCGATGAGCCCGGAGAGCCAGCGCTTTGGGAATAGCGCCAGGAGCTCAGTGGTGACAGGGTTCACTGCCCTCTTCCCAGGCAACAACGGCTCCACGGCGGCCCTGCTCTCCCAGGAGGAAGAcctgatggaggagggggagagctgTGGGGGAAGGGAGGGTACGAGAGGCAGAGAGGGCGAGGAGACGAGGGGGAGGCTGCTGGGGGAcagtgaagaggaggatgacctggcTTCCTCAGACATCTCCACTTCCAGTGGGATGCTCCTGCCCCCGGggcaacaggtgtgtgtgtgcccactcTGCAGCAAAGTGTTCCCCAGTTCCCATGTGCTCCAACTGCACCTCAGCTCGCACTTCCGCGAGAAGGACGGGGCACGCTCCAAGCTCTCCCCTGATGGCTCTGTTCCCACCTGCTCACAGTGTGGCAAGACCTTCTCCTGCATGTACACCCTGAAGCGGCATGAGCGCACACACTCTGGCGAGAAGCCGTACACCTGTGGCCAGTGCGGCAAGAGCTTCCAGTACTCTCATAACTTGAGCCGGCATGCCGTGGTTCACACACGTGAGAAGCCTCATGCCTGCAAGTGGTGTGAGCGGCGCTTCACCCAATCTGGGGACCTGTACCGCCACATCCGGAAGTTCCACTGTGGCCTTGTCAAGACCCTCGCCATTGGATAA
- the LOC112256641 gene encoding zinc finger and BTB domain-containing protein 18.2 isoform X2 — protein MEFPDHSRQLLQCLSQQRHQGFLCDCTVLVGEARFKAHRAVLASCSMYFHLFYRDQPDKRDVVHLNSDIVTAPAFSLLLEFMYEGKLEFNTLPVEDVLAAASYLHMYDIVKVCKSKLKDKELSTLDEKVSEGITLENSSDSELHSKQPGPGRRETQTQQQHQRAPPGEEFHMDNSKVRLAVTDCDRSAQSRQKANGHPGRSPDLVGVNYVSAEAEPCVQTAGKTKADVSSSTILLSQRSRASDDMDCALDLSFKPLSSRDPLHPSYVSGQLALDSQQQGTEPLVKDEHDLLSEQEDSEPMSPESQRFGNSARSSVVTGFTALFPGNNGSTAALLSQEEDLMEEGESCGGREGTRGREGEETRGRLLGDSEEEDDLASSDISTSSGMLLPPGQQVCVCPLCSKVFPSSHVLQLHLSSHFREKDGARSKLSPDGSVPTCSQCGKTFSCMYTLKRHERTHSGEKPYTCGQCGKSFQYSHNLSRHAVVHTREKPHACKWCERRFTQSGDLYRHIRKFHCGLVKTLAIG, from the coding sequence ATGGAGTTCCCAGACCATAGCCGTCAGTTGCTGCAGTGCCTGAGTCAGCAGCGTCACCAAGGTTTCCTCTGTGACTGCACTGTTCTCGTTGGGGAGGCGCGATTCAAAGCACACAGAGCCGTGCTGGCCTCATGCAGCATGTACTTCCATCTCTTCTACAGGGACCAGCCAGACAAAAGGGACGTTGTGCATCTGAACAGTGACATTGTGACAGCCCCGGCTTTCAGTCTGCTCCTTGAGTTTATGTATGAGGGGAAGCTGGAATTCAACACTCTGCCAGTGGAGGATGTCCTGGCTGCAGCCAGTTACCTTCACATGTATGATATAGTGAAAGTGTGCAAAAGTAAGCTGAAAGATAAGGAACTATCCACCCTGGATGAGAAGGTTAGCGAGGGGATAACACTGGAGAACTCCTCAGACAGCGAGCTGCACAGCAAGCAGCCAGGGCCAGGCCggcgagagacacagacacagcagcagcACCAGAGAGCCCCCCCGGGAGAGGAGTTTCACATGGACAACAGCAAAGTCAGGCTGGCTGTCACAGATTGTGATAGGTCTGCACAGAGCAGGCAGAAGGCAAATGGTCACCCTGGCAGGTCTCCGGACCTTGTAGGTGTCAATTATGTGTCAGCAGAGGCCGAGCCCTGCGTCCAAACAGCTGGAAAAACAAAAGCTGATGTCAGTAGTTCCACAATATTGTTGTCCCAGAGGTCCCGGGCTTCAGATGACATGGACTGCGCTCTGGATTTGTCTTTCAAGCCACTGTCTAGCAGAGATCCCTTACACCCCTCCTACGTCTCAGGACAGCTGGCCCTCGACAGCCAGCAGCAGGGCACTGAGCCACTTGTTAAAGACGAACACGACTTGCTGTCAGAGCAGGAGGACAGTGAGCCGATGAGCCCGGAGAGCCAGCGCTTTGGGAATAGCGCCAGGAGCTCAGTGGTGACAGGGTTCACTGCCCTCTTCCCAGGCAACAACGGCTCCACGGCGGCCCTGCTCTCCCAGGAGGAAGAcctgatggaggagggggagagctgTGGGGGAAGGGAGGGTACGAGAGGCAGAGAGGGCGAGGAGACGAGGGGGAGGCTGCTGGGGGAcagtgaagaggaggatgacctggcTTCCTCAGACATCTCCACTTCCAGTGGGATGCTCCTGCCCCCGGggcaacaggtgtgtgtgtgcccactcTGCAGCAAAGTGTTCCCCAGTTCCCATGTGCTCCAACTGCACCTCAGCTCGCACTTCCGCGAGAAGGACGGGGCACGCTCCAAGCTCTCCCCTGATGGCTCTGTTCCCACCTGCTCACAGTGTGGCAAGACCTTCTCCTGCATGTACACCCTGAAGCGGCATGAGCGCACACACTCTGGCGAGAAGCCGTACACCTGTGGCCAGTGCGGCAAGAGCTTCCAGTACTCTCATAACTTGAGCCGGCATGCCGTGGTTCACACACGTGAGAAGCCTCATGCCTGCAAGTGGTGTGAGCGGCGCTTCACCCAATCTGGGGACCTGTACCGCCACATCCGGAAGTTCCACTGTGGCCTTGTCAAGACCCTCGCCATTGGATAA